In a genomic window of Sandaracinaceae bacterium:
- a CDS encoding acyl-CoA desaturase, translating to MSANPLPISLTPAQIDEFGRELDAIRDEVMDSRGERDRRYILRLIKTQRSLALSGRVLIYAALFLLPAWGHAFAGWGASLAVMGLGTFMLGIAKILENMEIAHNVLQAQWDWMKDPEIQSNTWEWDNMSPSDRWMHSHNVVHHTWTNVIDKDLDVGYGILRVTPAQPWQPKFLAQPLYAFLLMLLFEEGVALHEQALIDVAEKRKTPEEVRPLMRHIFRKMGRQALKDYVMWPLAGLLVALPISAFVDFSPLLVFGLVAGANAIANIIRNIWAFMIIFCGHFPAGVHTFTAAQVDGETRAQWYIRQLLGSANIGGGKLFHILSGNLSHQIEHHLFPDMCSNRYPEVSPRVRALAVRYGLPYNTGSLTRQFGTTVWKIVRYSFPGGSDMIPVGLTPGPGRP from the coding sequence ATGAGCGCGAACCCCCTGCCCATCTCCCTCACGCCCGCACAGATCGACGAGTTCGGCCGAGAGCTGGATGCCATCCGCGACGAGGTCATGGACTCGCGCGGGGAACGTGACCGTCGCTACATCCTGCGGCTGATCAAGACGCAACGCAGCCTGGCCCTCAGCGGCCGCGTGCTGATCTATGCCGCGCTGTTCTTGCTGCCCGCGTGGGGTCATGCCTTCGCTGGCTGGGGGGCTTCCCTGGCGGTGATGGGGCTGGGCACCTTCATGCTGGGCATCGCGAAGATCCTCGAGAACATGGAGATCGCCCACAACGTGCTGCAAGCGCAGTGGGACTGGATGAAGGACCCGGAGATCCAGTCCAACACCTGGGAGTGGGACAACATGAGCCCCTCCGACCGCTGGATGCACTCGCACAACGTGGTGCACCACACCTGGACCAACGTCATCGACAAGGATCTCGACGTTGGCTACGGCATCCTGCGCGTGACGCCAGCGCAGCCCTGGCAGCCGAAGTTCCTGGCTCAGCCCCTATACGCCTTCCTGTTGATGCTGCTGTTCGAGGAAGGCGTCGCGCTGCACGAGCAGGCGCTCATCGACGTGGCCGAGAAGCGCAAGACGCCGGAAGAGGTCCGGCCGCTCATGCGCCACATCTTCCGCAAGATGGGCCGGCAGGCCCTCAAGGACTACGTCATGTGGCCGCTCGCGGGGCTGCTGGTGGCGCTGCCGATCTCCGCGTTCGTCGACTTCTCGCCCCTGCTGGTCTTCGGCTTGGTGGCGGGTGCCAACGCCATCGCCAACATCATCCGCAACATCTGGGCGTTCATGATCATCTTCTGCGGCCACTTCCCGGCCGGCGTGCACACCTTCACCGCCGCCCAGGTGGACGGCGAGACGCGCGCCCAGTGGTACATCCGGCAGCTGCTGGGGTCCGCGAACATCGGCGGCGGCAAGCTGTTCCACATCCTCTCCGGAAACCTCTCGCACCAGATCGAGCACCACCTCTTTCCGGACATGTGCAGCAATCGCTACCCGGAGGTATCGCCGCGCGTGCGCGCGCTGGCCGTCCGCTACGGGCTGCCCTACAACACGGGTTCGCTGACGCGGCAGTTCGGCACCACGGTGTGGAAGATCGTGCGCTACTCGTTCCCAGGGGGGAGCGACATGATCCCCGTGGGTCTCACTCCCGGTCCCGGACGGCCGTGA
- a CDS encoding ABC transporter ATP-binding protein, whose protein sequence is MSPQTILSISGLGKTYASGLRALDDVNLDIQRGEIFALLGPNGAGKTTLIGIVCGIVKPSVGKVTADGHDIATDFREARAKIGLVPQELATDAFESVWATVTFSRGLFGKPRDPALIERILRDLSLWDKRDAKIKTLSGGMKRRVMIAKALSHEPTILFLDEPSAGVDVELRRDMWELVRRLRDQGVTIILTTHYIEEAEEMADRVGVIRGGKLILVEDTRTLMDKLGTKQLRLELQQPLEGIPADLAEYALELVGDGHALVFTFDAQRDETGIAPLLRRLHEHGIDFKSLQSSESSLEEIFVRLVREEA, encoded by the coding sequence ATGTCCCCCCAGACCATCCTCTCCATCAGCGGGCTCGGCAAGACCTACGCGTCTGGTCTGCGCGCCCTCGACGACGTGAACCTGGACATCCAGCGCGGAGAGATCTTCGCGCTGCTGGGGCCCAACGGCGCGGGCAAGACCACGCTCATCGGCATCGTGTGCGGCATCGTGAAGCCCAGCGTGGGGAAGGTCACGGCGGACGGCCACGACATCGCCACGGACTTCCGTGAGGCGCGCGCCAAGATCGGGCTGGTGCCCCAAGAGCTGGCCACCGACGCGTTCGAGTCCGTCTGGGCCACCGTCACGTTCAGCCGCGGGCTGTTCGGCAAGCCCAGGGACCCCGCGCTCATCGAGCGCATCCTCCGAGACCTGTCGCTCTGGGACAAGCGCGACGCCAAGATCAAGACGCTCTCGGGCGGCATGAAGCGCCGCGTCATGATCGCCAAGGCGCTCAGCCACGAGCCCACCATCCTGTTCCTGGACGAGCCCTCGGCCGGCGTGGACGTGGAGCTGCGCCGCGACATGTGGGAGCTGGTCCGGCGCCTGCGCGACCAGGGCGTCACCATCATCCTCACCACGCACTACATCGAAGAGGCCGAGGAGATGGCCGACCGCGTGGGCGTCATCCGCGGTGGGAAGCTCATCCTGGTGGAGGACACGCGCACGCTCATGGACAAGCTGGGAACCAAGCAGCTGCGCCTCGAGCTGCAGCAGCCGCTCGAGGGCATCCCTGCGGACCTGGCCGAGTACGCACTCGAGCTGGTGGGCGACGGTCATGCGCTGGTCTTCACCTTCGACGCGCAGCGTGACGAGACCGGCATCGCGCCCTTGCTGCGCCGCCTGCACGAGCACGGCATCGACTTCAAGAGTCTCCAGTCGAGCGAGAGCTCGCTCGAGGAGATCTTCGTCCGCCTGGTCCGGGAGGAAGCATGA
- a CDS encoding tryptophan 7-halogenase: MTPTASPSQADFDLVICGGGLAGLALALQVRAALPSARVAVIERMARPLPMACHKVGESAVELGSHYYSKVLGLADYLEKNHLFKNGLRFFGGDGREPLHTRTEIGPTEFPVLHSYQIDRGLIETDMRPWSKRPAPP; this comes from the coding sequence ATGACCCCCACAGCGAGCCCCTCCCAAGCCGACTTCGACCTCGTCATCTGCGGTGGAGGCCTTGCGGGCCTCGCCCTGGCCCTGCAAGTGCGTGCGGCGCTGCCCTCGGCGCGCGTCGCCGTCATCGAGCGCATGGCCCGGCCGCTGCCCATGGCGTGTCACAAAGTGGGTGAGTCCGCCGTCGAGCTGGGTTCGCACTACTACTCGAAGGTGCTGGGCCTCGCGGACTACCTCGAAAAGAACCACCTCTTCAAGAATGGCCTGCGCTTCTTCGGAGGAGACGGCCGCGAGCCGCTGCACACGCGCACCGAGATCGGGCCCACCGAGTTCCCGGTCCTGCACAGCTACCAGATCGACCGCGGGCTCATCGAGACCGACATGCGGCCATGGTCGAAGAGGCCGGCGCCACCCTGA
- a CDS encoding HTTM domain-containing protein: MSALDRFVMPATPALRLATLRALVGTYGLIYLLIRLPHLLSYALTDATRFVPVGPVSLLSSPLPPDIHRALVALTIVTSVTFWLGYRHRVLAPLHGLLLTWVLSYTNSWGMILHTDNLYLAHVLVLACSPAAHALSLDARGQAPVVPHPRYGWAPRLMVALAAATYLLAGIAKLRNGGLHFIEGDTLRNLVAFDNARKIELGDMHSPLGALLLDHPRFFATMAIGSLLLELGAPLALFRRIGRPWAIAMWGFHVGVLLLMAIGFVYPLTFVAFVAFFDVERLWQHRPLRALANKLGLGLAD, translated from the coding sequence ATGAGCGCCCTCGACCGCTTCGTCATGCCGGCCACGCCCGCGCTCCGCCTCGCCACCCTGAGGGCGCTAGTGGGCACCTACGGGCTCATCTACCTACTCATCCGCCTGCCGCACTTGCTGAGCTACGCGCTGACCGACGCCACGCGCTTCGTGCCGGTGGGCCCCGTGTCGCTCCTCTCCTCCCCGCTGCCGCCGGACATCCACCGCGCCCTGGTGGCGCTCACCATCGTCACCAGCGTGACCTTCTGGCTGGGCTACCGGCACCGCGTCCTCGCGCCGCTCCACGGGCTCTTGCTCACCTGGGTGCTCAGCTACACCAACAGCTGGGGGATGATCCTCCACACGGACAACCTGTACCTGGCGCACGTGCTGGTGCTGGCCTGCTCGCCCGCGGCGCACGCCCTCTCGCTGGACGCGCGCGGACAGGCCCCGGTAGTCCCGCACCCGCGCTATGGCTGGGCCCCGCGTCTCATGGTGGCACTCGCCGCCGCCACGTATCTCCTCGCGGGCATCGCCAAGCTGCGCAACGGCGGGCTGCACTTCATCGAGGGCGACACGCTGCGCAACCTGGTGGCGTTCGACAACGCGCGCAAGATCGAGCTGGGCGACATGCACTCCCCGCTGGGTGCGCTGCTGCTCGACCACCCGCGCTTCTTCGCGACGATGGCCATCGGCAGCCTGCTGCTGGAGCTGGGCGCGCCGCTCGCATTGTTTCGTCGCATCGGTCGCCCATGGGCCATCGCCATGTGGGGGTTCCATGTCGGGGTGCTGCTGCTGATGGCCATCGGCTTCGTCTATCCACTCACCTTTGTGGCGTTTGTCGCGTTCTTCGACGTGGAGCGACTGTGGCAGCACCGGCCCTTGCGTGCGCTGGCAAACAAGCTGGGTCTGGGTCTTGCGGACTGA
- a CDS encoding zf-HC2 domain-containing protein, whose amino-acid sequence MTPDEARELFPDALDGTLSVAQQRAFDAALAEHPELHAEWAELRDLMSETAAIAEADAAVAPSVDLLRGVQTKLRRRSGGRFYRDRFSRDVGRGAQMWPLVAATVMLLVLGTAWYILHFAQELAP is encoded by the coding sequence ATGACCCCCGACGAAGCCCGCGAACTCTTCCCCGATGCCCTCGACGGCACGCTGAGCGTGGCCCAGCAGCGTGCGTTCGACGCGGCCCTCGCCGAGCACCCCGAGCTGCACGCCGAGTGGGCCGAGCTGCGCGACCTGATGTCCGAGACGGCCGCCATCGCCGAGGCCGACGCCGCCGTGGCCCCGAGCGTGGACTTGCTGCGCGGCGTGCAGACCAAGCTGCGCCGCCGCAGCGGTGGGCGCTTCTACCGCGACCGCTTCTCGCGCGACGTGGGGCGCGGCGCGCAGATGTGGCCCCTGGTCGCGGCGACGGTGATGCTGCTGGTGCTCGGGACCGCTTGGTACATTCTGCACTTCGCGCAGGAGCTGGCGCCTTAG
- a CDS encoding sigma-70 family RNA polymerase sigma factor — MPDGYEEQLVERLRRRDEAAFNELVRLYQGRIYRVVFRMLGDEAEAEDLAQEVFVTVFKSIDQFRGESKLSTWLYRVAINHAKNRLKYMKRRARGSHKEFDEVGDREGIESASMNTSHQIARPDQTLEARETEGIIQLALRELSDEQRELVVLRDVQQLSYEEIQEVTGLVPGTVKSRLHRARLALVEKVKRLQHGERTPPESES, encoded by the coding sequence ATGCCCGATGGATACGAAGAGCAGCTCGTCGAGCGCCTGCGTCGTCGCGACGAGGCGGCCTTCAATGAGCTGGTGAGGCTCTACCAAGGGCGCATCTATCGCGTGGTCTTCCGCATGCTGGGCGACGAGGCCGAGGCCGAGGACTTGGCCCAAGAGGTCTTCGTCACGGTCTTCAAGTCCATCGACCAGTTCCGCGGGGAGAGCAAGCTCAGCACGTGGCTCTACCGGGTGGCCATCAACCACGCCAAGAACCGCCTCAAGTACATGAAGCGGCGGGCGCGGGGGTCGCACAAGGAGTTCGACGAGGTGGGCGACCGCGAAGGCATCGAGAGCGCCAGCATGAACACCAGCCACCAGATCGCGCGGCCCGACCAGACGCTCGAGGCGCGCGAGACCGAGGGCATCATCCAGCTGGCCCTGCGCGAGCTGAGCGACGAGCAGCGCGAGCTGGTGGTGTTGCGCGACGTGCAGCAGCTGTCCTACGAAGAGATCCAAGAGGTGACCGGGCTCGTCCCCGGCACCGTGAAGAGCCGCCTGCACCGCGCGCGCCTGGCGCTGGTGGAGAAGGTGAAGCGCCTGCAGCACGGCGAGCGCACGCCCCCGGAGAGTGAGTCATGA
- a CDS encoding ABC transporter permease, with translation MNRHAIAAIYRFEMARTFRTLMQSIASPVLSTSLYFVVFGAAIGSRMGEVDGVPYGAFIIPGLVMLSLLSESISNASFGIYMPKWSGTIYEVLSAPVSFVEIVFGYVGAAATKSVMVGTLILVTARLFVDYEVQHPLLMLGFLVLTSVTFSLFGFLIGLWADSFEQLQVIPLMVVTPLTFLGGSFYSIDMLPPFWQKVALVNPVVYLISGFRYSFFGVSDVGVGVSLGMILGFLVVCAGVVRYMIMTGYKLKS, from the coding sequence ATGAACCGCCACGCCATCGCCGCCATCTACCGCTTCGAGATGGCCCGTACCTTCCGCACGCTCATGCAGAGCATCGCGTCGCCCGTGCTCTCCACCTCGCTCTACTTCGTGGTGTTCGGTGCCGCCATCGGCTCGCGCATGGGTGAGGTGGATGGCGTGCCCTACGGCGCCTTCATCATCCCCGGCCTGGTCATGCTGTCGCTGCTCAGTGAGAGCATCAGCAACGCGTCCTTCGGCATCTACATGCCCAAGTGGTCGGGCACCATCTACGAGGTGCTCTCCGCGCCCGTCTCCTTCGTGGAGATCGTGTTCGGCTACGTGGGCGCCGCCGCCACCAAGTCCGTCATGGTGGGCACGCTCATCCTGGTCACGGCGCGGCTCTTCGTGGACTACGAGGTTCAGCACCCCCTCTTGATGCTGGGCTTCCTGGTGCTCACGTCGGTCACCTTCAGCCTCTTCGGCTTCTTGATCGGCCTGTGGGCCGACAGCTTCGAGCAGCTGCAGGTCATCCCGCTCATGGTGGTCACGCCGCTCACCTTCCTGGGGGGCAGCTTCTATTCCATCGACATGCTCCCGCCCTTCTGGCAGAAGGTCGCGCTCGTGAACCCGGTGGTCTACTTGATCAGCGGCTTCCGCTACAGCTTCTTCGGGGTGTCCGACGTGGGCGTGGGCGTGAGTCTCGGCATGATCCTGGGCTTCTTGGTCGTGTGCGCGGGGGTGGTGCGCTACATGATCATGACGGGGTACAAGCTGAAGAGCTGA